CGGACCGCTGACCTCGACGAGGCTCAGCCAGTTGCGGTGCTGCTCGGCGCCGTCGGGGGCGGGACGTCGGAAGGTACGGCTCATCGGATGGCCTCCCGCTTCGGCACGACGAAGACCACGGCCACCGGGAACCGGTGCGGCTTCGGGTCTTCGTAGCGGGCCGCGACGGCCGCGAGTTCGCGGTCGCGCTCGACTTCCAGGGCCGACAAGCGTTCCTCCCAGGATTGGCGATCCTTGCGGTACTGCGCGAGTTCTTCCTTGCTCTTCGCTGCGACGGCGACGCTGAACAGCGCGTCCTCGGCGTCGTCGTCGGCGAGGGCGCCGCGCAGGGTGGTGGCAAACTGGTCGAGGTTGTCGATGATGCGCTGCTGCTCGGCAGCCTGTCGCTGGTCGAGCTTGCGCTTCAGGGACTCATGGCGGGTGGCGGTGCGCCAGTCGATGGCGGCGAGCAGGCCGTCGGCGACGCGGGGCCAACGCTCGGCGAGCCGGGCCTCAACCAGGCCGGAGGCCACGCTGCCGGTGGTGATCGCCCGGTCGAGGATGCCGCCGAGGGTGCCGAGGTTGTCCAGCCGGCGGAACCGGCCGTGCTCGGGTGCCCAGCCGCCGGCGTAGAGGACCTCCTCGTGCAGCCGCACACCATCGGCGCCGACCAGCACGAACCGGGAGTACGCCCCGACCAGCACGTCCTCCAGCGCCGGGTCGTCGCTGACCACCGCGGTGACCCGGTGCAGCCCGATGTCCGGGTTGGAGACGGCGGCGCGCAGCAGCCGGGTCGACATGGCTACGAGGGGGTGGTTCAGGTGGGCGAGCACGATCTCGTCCTGCCCCTTCGCCAGCGCCGGCTCGAAGGTGACCGGCAGTTGTCGGGGCGGCTCGTCATCGCTCTGCAGTTTTGCCGTCAGCCCGACGGCAGCCCGTTGCCAGGAACCGGTCAGCGGCGGAACGGTGTAGAGGCCGTCGACCAGGTGCCGGTCGTCGATGTGTCGCTTCAGCGGCTGTTGGCGGGCCAGTTCGAGCGCGGTGTCGACCACTCGTTTGACGGCCGGCGGTGTGATGCCAAGTTCCTCGACGGTCTTGTCCAGCTCCGCCCGGAGCTTGACGACCTGCTCACGCAGGTTGGCCTCGGCCGGCAGGCTGCGAGTGCTCTTGCCCTTGCCCGCCTTGTCGATGTCCACGTCGACATGCTCGCCGAGCATCCGGCGCTGCACGGCGTCGGCGAGCACGGCGTTGACCGAACCGAGGTCCGCCTCCATCCGCGCCACCTTGGTGGCGATCCGGGACAGGAACTCCAGGTCCGCCTCGTAGGAGTCGACGGCCTTGCCGAAGCCGCTGCCCACGAAATGCTTGATCTCGGGGGCGGTCGTCTGGCCGTACCGGTCGACCCGACCGATCCGCTGCTCCAGCTTGTTGGGGTTGAACGGGATGTCGTAGTTGACCAGCCGGTGGCAGTACTTCTGCAGGTCGATGCCCTCGCTGGCGGCGTCGGTGGCGAGCAGGATGCGCACCGGCTGCTTCGTCGGGTCGGCCTGGAATGCCAGCCGCAGTTGCTCGCGCTCCTCGGCGGGGGTGCCGCCGTGCAGCAGCACGAGCCCCTGCCCGGCCAGCCCTTCCTGGCGGAGCAGTTCGGCCAGCCAGATCTGGGTGTCGCGATACTCGGTGAAGACCACCACGCGCTCGTTGGTCCAGTGCCGGCCATCCGGCTTGCAGACCGCGCTGAGATAGGTGATCAGCTCCTTGGCCTTGGCGTCCGGCAGCGCTTCCTTCGCCTCGGCCCACTGGAACATCTTCTCCAGCAGGGCCATCTCGTCGGCGGTGGCGTCGGGCTGCATGGCCCGGGACCGGCCGAGCGCGTCGTCCTCGGCCTCGGCGAGTTGGTCGTCGGCGTAGGTGGCGACGTCGTCGAAGAAGTCCTCCATCCACTCCGGCACGTCGTCATTGGCCGGCAGGACGGCGGGCGCCTTGCGGCTGCGCATGGTTTCCAGGTAGACGCCGACGGTGTGTGCGAACGCGGCGGGGCTCGAGAAGAGCCGCTTCTTGAGCAGCAGCGTCACCAGGTCCGTCGCTTTGCGTCCCCGCTGGGAGTGCAGCCGCTTACGTCGCAGCTCGGCGAACTCGGTGAGCAGGGCGTGGATCTGCCGCTCGCTATCCGGGTAGGTGACCGGGATAGCGGTGGCGACCCGCTCCACGAAGCGAGGCTTGCCGTCGGCGTCGGTGACGTCGCGCTTGAGCCGGCGGACGACCGTGTCCCGCACCGCCGACTGGTCCGGCTCGACACCCCGGGCGAACCGCTGGTTGTCGAGGATCTCCAGCAGCGCGGTGAAGGACGCCTGGTAGCCGTTGTGCGGGGTGGCGGAGAGGAACAGCCGGTGAGTGAAGTGCGGCGCGAGCCGGCGGATCAGCTTGGTCTGCTGCGAGTCGATCGCGTAGACCTGCTTGGGGGCTGCCGGGGCGACGTGGTGCGCCTCGTCGAGGATCAGCAGGTCGAAGGTACGCGGGTAGGTGGGGCCGTCGGCGGGAATCACCTCGTCGAGCAGGCGCTGCGCCTTCTGCCCGCGTAGCCACGGCAGGCTGATGATGCTCAGCGGGTAGACCTCGAACGGGTTCGCCGCCGAGCCGTGGGTCCGGCGGACCGTGGCGCAGCGTTCGGCGTCGATGATGGTGAAGTCGAGGCCGAACTTCTCGGCCATCTCGTCGCGCCACTTGAGGGTCAGACCCGCCGGGCAAACGATCATGATGCGCCGAGCCCGCTGGCGCAGCAGCAGCTCCTGGGCGACCAGGCCAGCTTCGATGGTCTTACCCAAACCGACGTCGTCGGCGAGGAGCAGGTTGACCCGGGGCGCGTCGACCGCACGGGCGACAGGTTCGAGCTGGTAGTCCTCGATCGCGACACCGGAGCGGAACGGAGACTGCAACGTCTTGACGTCGGCGGAGGTGACTGCCGACCACCGCACGGCGTCGAGGAACGCGGCCAGGCGCTGCGGCGAGTCGAACTTGCCCCCGGTGACGTCGGGTAGTGAGCCGCTCGGCAGCACCTGACGCCCCGGCTCGACCTCCCAGATGACGTCAAGCGTGTGGCCGTAGCGGCCATCCTCGACGCTCTGCAGGCTGACCAGGCTGCTGTGCTCGCCCTCCTGCACGTCGCTGACCACCCACCGTTGGCCGCGTACCGCGACCAGCGCGCCGATCGCCGGCTTCGCCGTCGTCACACTCGGCATCGTTCCCCCATGTTGGTTCGCCCCACTCGAATCCGACCCGCACCGTACGCCCCGTGCTGACTGGGTTACAGTCCGCCGAAAGGCTTGTTTGTTCACTTCACAGGACAGTGCGGGGCGGCCAAACGATCATCCCCGGAACCGTCCCGTGAATAGGACTACCTAGCTCGTCAGATGCACGACATCGACAGGTCAGGCCGTCCGGGTTGCCCGGAAGAGCAACAGCTCCACCAACTCAGGCGTCCACCGCTCCCCCGACTTCGACAGTTGGGCTGCCGACCGGCAGACAAACGTCCGGTAAATCTGATAGCGGTAATCCGACCAGCGCGGCCCCGTCCAGAGCCAGCGGGCCGAGCGACTGGTCGCCGCGTACGGCTCGTCGGCCCGCCGTTGCCAGAAAGCTCGCATCTGCAGCGCCAGCCGCGCATCCAGGATCAGAGCCCGGCCTCGCGCGTTGTCCGTCCTGCTGGCGAAGTAGAGGAACTTCGTGAAGAAGGCTGGCCCAAACTCGGAGAGCCGTCCTGCGTCCAACATCAGCCCGTAGGCACCCCGGGCACCCTGCTGGTCGAGGGCATCCACCGCGGCAGCCAGCCGCTTCTCGATCTCGCTCGTCGACAGCCCCGCCGAGCCTCCCTTGCCCTCCAAAACCCAGAGCAGTCGGGTCGGGCCAAACCCACGGCTACCCCAACCCCAGGCAAAGGACGTGACCAGAAGCGGCAGCCACAGCCCGCTCTCGCGGCACCGGCGCGCCACATCCGCTACCTCGCCTCGACTCAGCGAGATAGGAGCGGAGGTATCGGTAGCGAAGGGCAGCCATTGTTCGAACTTCACCCAACGCGACGGCACTATGGCAATCGAGTGACCGCTGACCAGTTCTTCGGGGCTGCGGTACCCACCAGTGAACTGGGATTCCCACGCGTGGCGCTGCTGGCTGAGCCAGGCTTGCTCCTCGACCGTGAGGCCGCCCTCGATCACGCCCGTGTCGTACGCCGATGCGTCGCCCGGCAGCATCGTTCGGTAATCCCAGGGCGGCGTCGTGGGGTCGTTCGGGTCCGCAGTCACAGTGCATCGCCATTCGGGCGCAGGGTGCCGACGGCGAGTCCGTCCGCGGTGAGTCGCACCAACTCAGCGCTGAGCGAACTCACCTCCGCGACAGCTGACTCGAACGCGAGGAGGCGCCGGAACGCTTCCCCGTGTGCCCGTTGCTCATCAAGTGGCAGCCGCCTGATCTGCGCCCGGCGGACGTCGACCCGTGAACCAGACAGGCTGGTCGTCTGCTTGTCGTTGGCCGAGTTGCGCAGCTGCCCGGCCATGAACCACGGATCCAGCGCGGCCGGGTTGGGACGCAGCAGGTAGAGGTGGGCACCGAGGAGCGTCCCATCGGCGGTGATCACCCGTGCGATCAGTTGCCGCGCCGCCACCGGCACGACCACGTCCCCCGCCATCAGCGGCACGCGTTCCAGCAGCGTGCCGTCGTCGTGCCCGGACGCGTCGACCCCTGCCACGACATCCCGGCCGGTGAGCACGAGTGAGGCTTGCCCGTTAGCTGCGAAGTCACCCTCCGCCTTGCCGGATCCAGACCGGATAGGGCCGATCACCTGGAGGGCACCGGTGCGGGCCAGCTCGGCGACCGTCAGGCTGCCGGACACCGACGCTTCTGGCGGTGTTGCCGTGACCTGAGGCAGCAGCGCCGGCAGCTCGCCGACGATGGCGGCCAGTCGTTCTCTGGTGCGTACCAGATGCTCTCCGGAAGCCTCGCCCACGACGGCCGGTTGCCGGCGCGCGGGGGTGAGGTCGACCTCCTCGTCGAGCAGCTCGATGACCGGGACCGCGCGGGCGAACCCGGCCTCCTCGACATCGCCGTCCGGGGCGGCGGCGAACGCCCGCCACGCGGCCAGCACACGCGGCGCGGTGTCGGTCAGGTCGCCGCCTGCGGCGTCGATCAGCAGCGCCCGCGCCGGTGGCGGCGCGTCGGTCGCGGCGCGTCGCAGCACCCACAGGTGCAGAGGTACGCCGTGCGGCGCTGCCACGCCCGGCGGCAGCGCGATGACGGCGCGCAGGTGGCCTCGGCGCAGCAGTTCGCTGCGGATCCGTTTGCCGGCACGGCGGCTGGCGACAGTGGGTGGCATCAGCAGGACGGCGTGCCCGCCGACCCGCAGGTGGGCGAGAGCGTGTTGCGCCCAGGCCAGCTCGGGTTCGGTACGGGGTGTGGTGCCGACGATCCAGCGGGGGTCGTGGCCGAGTTCCTCGTCGCCCCAGTTGGTGGCGCCGAACGGCGGGTGGCAGACGACGGCGTCGACGGCACGGCCGGCGAAGGCGTCGGCACGCAGTGAGTCACCGGTGCTGACTTCTCCGGGTACGTCGTGCAGGGCCAGCCACAGTCCGGCGAGCCGGGCGAGGTCCTCGTCGAGTTCCTGCCCATAGACGGAGGTGCTGCCGGCGCGGACGGCAGCTCGCAGGATGGCGCCGGAGCCGGCGGCCGGGTCGAGCACTGCGCCGCCGCCGACGTTGGCGAGCCCGATCATCAGGTCGGCGAGGTCGTCGGGGGTGGCGAAGGGGCGGCCGGGGCCCGGTGCCGAGAACCGCTGCCACAGCTCGTCGAACGCGCCCTGCGGGCCCAGCTCGTCGGCGAGGGCGTCGACGTCGGGCAGTAGCGGTGCTAGCTGCGCGTCGAGGTTGCCGCTCCGGGCGCCGCGTTGGCGGGCCAGCAGCAGGGCGCCGACTGCGGCGAGGCCGCCGGCCGGGGAGTCGCTGGCCGCGGCGAGGTGTCGCCAGAGCCGGTCGGAGGTGGCGAGCTCGGGGAGCTTGCCCTGGGTGCGTAACCACTGCTCGACCTGGATCAGGTCGAACTCGGGGCTCGCCGTCGTCCCGCCCACCGGGGTGGGGAAGTCGGTGTGCCGTTTACGCCAGTTGCTGACCGCAGCGCGACCGACGCCGGCGAGCCGGGCGATCTCCGCTGCCGTGATGGTCGGGTTCTCCTGCACGCCGAAAGTCTCGCACATCTGTCAAGCACGAGATTGTCTGTTGACACGGTTGTCGGACGATGCTCTTATTGACCCCGCAACGTTCACATCTGGAGGACAACGATGCGCAAGACCACGACTCTCGCTCTGCTCGCCACCGGCCTCATCGCCCTGGGCTGCGGCTCCGGTGCCGCCGACAAGTCCACGAGTTCCAGCGCTGACGACAAGCCCGCGAGCTCCGCGGGCAGCGACAAGGGTGAGGACGCCCCGGCGAAGACCGCGAAGGTCGGCCAGGCGGCCCGCGACGGCAAGTTCGAGTTCACGGTGAAGTCGTCCAAGTGCGGCGTCGCCAAGATCGGCACCGACGTGATCGGCGCTAAGGCGCAGGGCCAGTTCTGCCTGGTCACGGTCAACGTGAAGAACATCGGCAAGGAAGCGCAGATGTTCGACGGCAGCAGCCAGAAGGCGTACGCGGCCGACGGCACCGAGTACTCGGCCGACTCCGGCGCGGCGATCTACGCGAACAAGAACGCCGAGACGTTCCTCAACGACATCAACCCCGGCAACCAGGTCAACGGCGTCGTGGTCTTCGACATCCCGAAGAACGTCAAGCTCACCAAGCTCGAGCTGCACGACTCGATGTTCTCCGGCGGCGTCACCGTCGCTCTCGGCTGACCTCTTCCCCGTGATCCGGGGCGGGTCTGAAGGATCCGCCCCGGCTGTTCACAGCCCAGCAGTTCACAAAGGAGCCTCGTGATGACCAACCCGACCACTCCAGATCCGAACGGAGATCCCCCGAGGCCCGACCCGACCGCCGACACCTCGGTCAACGGCCCTGAGGATGCCGCCTCCCCGGCGAGCACAGCACCGAGCCGGAGGCGCTACCTGATCGCGGCGTCGGTAACGGCGATCCTGCTGGCAGCGGCGACAGGCATTTGGTTCTTCATGCAGCGCGATTCACCGTTGGAGGCCGCTCGAGAAGTCTGCGGTGCCGGCAGGACCGACTGGGCGATGCTGGGCGACGAGGGTAGGTCCCTGACGCTGCGGAGCGTCGGTGCCGAGCGAACCGGCCTCAAGCTCGAACAGTTGCAGTGCTACTTGACCGAGCTGAAAGTGCCCGATGCCGTCATTGCGGAGATCGAAGGCACGCGCGCGCTGGACGGGCGCCAGTCCGGCGAGTGGGACGACATGCGTGCCTCCTGGATCTATCACCCGGACGACGGCCTTCAGATGATCATCACCTTCGCGGACTGACGCGTCCTTCAGCCCAGCCCTTGATCCAGTTACGTCATCAGGTCCACAACGCTCCTTCGGCAGATCCGCCGACATCTCCTTGCTCTTCACCGCCGTCCGGCACTCGGCCGTACTGCTGCCCTCCCGCGTTTCGGAGACGACCATGGCCCTCCCCCACCCGCACGGCAATCCCCGCTGCTCGCCGGGGACCGTCCACCTGCGTCGAGCCGTCCACGTCACCGGCGCCCTGCTCACCATCACCATGCTGGCGACGATGCTCACCGGCTGCGGTGAGGAGAAGGCCGCCACCGCCACGCCTGCGAGCGCCTCCCCGAGCCTGTCCGCCTCCCCCAGCACGTCACCGACTCCGACGCCCCCGCCTGACCGGGACGGGGACGGTGTCCCCGACCCCAGCGACACCTATCCCGACGATCCGAAGAACACGCCGCAGCAGCCTCCGATCAACCTTGAGTGCGACACGGGCAACGACTGGAATGCCCTGCTGACGGTTCAACCCGGCAAGGACGGCCGGCCGGACTTCAGCGAGGTGTGGGCGGCAAAGCCGACGTCCTGCGACGCCCAGGCCGAGGTCTATCCCGTGACCGACACCGAGAATGCCGCGCTGAAAATGTCCAAGTACGACGACACGCACATCACGACCCTGTACGAGATGTGTGCCGCCGTGGACCCGAAGGACGTGTATCTCGAGGCGGGCTTTGCCGCCAGCAGCGAGCAGATCCCAGAGATCAACGCGGCTCTCCTGCTCTGCCCCACCTACCCGTACGCGAAGAAGTGGCGCGAGACGGTGAAGCGCGGGCAGGTCGACGCGGACCTGGAAGCCCAGGGTCGGATCTTCGGCGAGGGCACGTTCCGCGTCGGTAAGGAGATCAAGCCTGGCACCTACGTCACCACTGACGTCGACGGCTGCTACTGGGAACGGCAGAACAGCTCTGGCGACACGATCGCCAACTACTTCACCCACAGCGCCCGGCGAGTGCAGGTGACCATTCACTCCTCCGACTACGCCTTTAGCTCGGAGAACTGCGGCGAGTGGCGCCCCGCGCGCTGAGCCAAAGCACCGATTTCCACCGCTCACCCCGGGCGGGCCGACGAGCCGTCGACCCGCGGACACCACACGCCTGGAGACGACCATGAACGAGCCGCCCACCGCGCCCCTGATCGAGCTGATCTTCGACCGGCTCGCCGCCGACGACGCCGTGCCGACCGAGACCGCCGAACTGGTCCTCGCCGCACTGACCAGCGAGGACGACCTGACCGCCGCCCTCGCCGGCACTCCCACCCGGCTCGACCCCCGCGCCTCGACTGGCGATGGTCCAGCGGATCGGATCTGGTTGAAGTCGGTGACCGTCGCCGGGTTCCGTGGCGTCGGCCCGGAACGTACCGTTCAGATCGGCCCCGGTCCGGGTTTCACCCTGGTCGTCGGCCGCAACGGCTCCGGCAAGTCCAGCTTCGCCGAGGCCGCCGAGCTCGCCCTCACCGGTGACAGCGCCCGGTGGGCCGACAAGACGAGCGTCTGGCGTACGGGGTGGCGCAACCTGCACCACCCGGACCCGTGCTGGGTGGGTGTGGAGCTGCGCGTCGACGGGGTGGCCACGCCGACCCGGGTGAACCGTGCCTGGCCGGCCGGGGCCGAGCTGACTGACGCCGAGGTGACGGTCACCAGCGCCCAGGGCCGGCACGCCAGCCTCTCCGAGCTGGGTCTGGCTCGTGCGCTGGAGCTGTACCGGCCATTCCTCACCGCTGCTGAGCTGGGCAAGCTCGCTGCCGGCACGCAGAGTCAGCTCTTCGACGCGCTCTTCGCGATCCTCGGGCTGGACGCGCTCACCGACGCCGACCAGCGTCTGCTGCGCGCCGCCAGGCCGCACGACACGACCATCAAGGAGGTACGCGGACAGCGCACCGCCCTGGTCGGCACGCTCGACGGGATCGCTGACGACCGGGCCCGGCGGACCGCCGCGCTGCTGCGCGGTCGGGGCGCGGTCGACCTGGCCGCGGTGACGGCGATCCTCGACGAGCCGGACGAGGCGACCAACGACCAAGCGGTGCTGCTCTGTCGGGAGCTCGCCGCCCTCGCCCCGCCGCCGGTGGACGAGGTGACCCGGTTGGCCGGTCAGCTGCGGGACGCGGCGGTCGAGGCCCAGCGGTACGACGGTGGCCGGTCCCGGGCGGCGTTGCGCAGCGCCGAACTGCTGCGCCTCGCGCTCGAACACCACGACGATCAGGGCGACGGGTCGTGCCCGGTCTGCGCCACCGGCACCCTCGACGGTGGGTGGCATGCCGCCGCCGCGCAGTCGCTCACCGAGCTGCGGCAGCGCAGCGTCGCCGCCCAGACGGCGACGACCCGGTTGACGGCTCTGCTGCGGCAGACGCACCACCTGATCGACGACCTCGCGGTGCCCGAGGGGCCGGGGTCGGAGGTGTCGGTCGGGGCGCTGCGCGATGCCGTGGCCGTGCTGCGGCGCGTACCCGGGGAGCCGGCCGACCTGGCCGACCACCTGGCCGCGCGTTACCCGGCGGTGGTGGCGGCGGCGGACGCGGCCCGTGCGTACGCCGAGGGGTTTCTGCGGCAGCGCGACACCGGCTGGCGGGCGGCGGCGGCCGACGTGCGCGAGTGGGTGGCCGCCACTGGCGGGGTGCCGGAGCGGGAGGCGGCCCTGGCCCGGTTGAAGGCGGCGCGCGCCTGGCTGAAGGACACCGGCGGGAAGATCCGCAACGAGCGGGTCGCGCCGTTCGCCGGGCACTCGCAGCGGATCTGGGCCCAACTGCGGCAGGAGAGCAACGTCGAGCTGGGCTCGATGACCCTGGAAGGCGCGAACACCCGGCGGCGGGTCGTCTTCCCGGTCAGCGTGGACGGCGCCGACAACGGCACCGCGCTGGGCGTGATGAGCCAGGGTGAGATGCAGGCGCTCGGGCTGGCTACGTTCCTGCCGCGCAGCTGCGCCCCGGAGAGCCCGTTCCGGTTCATCGTGGTCGACGATCCGGTGCAGAGCATGGATCCCTCGAAGGTGGAGGGTCTCGCCCGGGTCCTCGCGGAGTTGGCCGAGGAGCGGCAGGTGGTGGTCTTCACCCACGACACGCGTCTGCCCGACGCGGTCACCCGGCTCGGTCTGGGCAACGCCCGCATCATCGAGGTGCACCGTGCGGAGAAGTCGGTGGTGACGCTGCGGCCCGGCTCCGACCCGGTGACCCGCTACCTGGACGACGCGTCCGCGTTGGCGCACAGCAAGGAGATCCCCGCCGAGGTACGTGGGCCGGTGGTCGCGGAGTTGTGCCGCTCGGCGCTGGAGGCGGCCTGCCATCGGGTGGTCTGGCGGAACCGGGTGGTGCGGGGCGTCCCGCACGCCGACATCGAGAACGTGATCGAGGCGGCGTCGCGACGGCTGGCGACCATCGTCGCGTTGGCGTTGTTCGATGACGCCGAGAAGGGCGGCGACGTGCTCGGCTGGCTCGGCCGCCGGCATGGACGACGGGCGGTGAACGCGTACCAGGCGTGTCGGGAGGGTGTGCACGGGGCGTACCTGGCGGACCTGCCCGGGCTGGTCGCGGACGCCCGCTTCCTCGCGGCGGCGCTGTCGTGACCGCGCCGACGCCGCAGCGCTGCCTGGCGGCGGCCGATCAGCTGCTGCGCGGCACCGGTCTGCTCGGTGCCAGTGCGGTGACCGGCGGCTGGTGGCCGCGGGCCTGCGCCTGCCTGATCCGGCTCGCCCTCGAAGGCGGCATCGACACCTACTGGCGGCGGGTGAAGCCGACCGTGGCGGCGTGCCGGCAGGGCCGCGCGAAGCAGTTGATGCTGCGTGGCCGGCTCGGTCCGGGCACCGAGACCGCCCGCCGGGTGGCGTTCACCTGGGCGACGCTCTCCGCCGCCACGCACCACCACTGTTACGAGCTGGCCCCCACGGCGGCGGAGCTGCGTCGCCTGCACACCGAGGTGAGCACCCTGCTCGCGCGCCTCCAAGCGAACGCCAACAGCACGTCCTGACCCCCCGAACAAATGACTCAACCAAAAGGGATATCGCCTTGTCCTACCAGCCCGGATACGACCCGACCCGTCCGCAGCCGCCCATCTCGGCCGTTCCCGCCAGCCCTTACCCGCCGGTCCACTACCACCCCCTGCCTCAGGTGGTGGTGCAGGCCCTGCCCTCGTCCGGCACCGCCACCGCGTCGATGGTCCTCGGCATTCTCGGCGTCCTCGGTGGCTGGTGCCTGTTCGGGATACCGTGCGTCCTCGCGGTCATCCTCGGCCACGTCGGGCTCCACGAGACGCGCAACGGCACGAAGTCCGGACGGGGGATGGCCGTGACGGGCCTGATCCTCGGTTACGTCTTCGTCGGCCCGATGATCGCGCTCACGGTCATGGTCTTCTTCGGCGGTGTGATCGGCGCCGCGACCCCGACGCCGACACCGAGCCCGTGAGCACAACAGCCGCCGGTCGCCGCGGCGCCCAGACCCGCTCGCACCGTGTGCTCGGTCTGTTCAGCCACTCGCGTCTGGACACTACGCGCGGTGAGGTGCCGCTCCGGTTGAGCCGGGGTGGCCACATTGACACCTACTGTGATGCTCCCGTTATCGATCATGAAGGATGTGAGATGGCGCCTGAAGCCGAGGGATCCGAGAACGAGCTCTCCATACCCGTTGACCACGATGCCCTCAATGGACCGGTTCCGGAAAAAGCCGTGCCCGGGCAACGGATCCTCGACCTCCTGGACAAGGCGATCGCCATCCAGAGCCCACTGGTGCAGAAGAACATCGCCCGGGCCCGCCAGCGCAACCCAGAAGCGACACCAGCAGAGGTGATCCGCAATCTGGAACGC
The nucleotide sequence above comes from Micromonospora luteifusca. Encoded proteins:
- a CDS encoding 8-oxoguanine DNA glycosylase OGG fold protein yields the protein MTADPNDPTTPPWDYRTMLPGDASAYDTGVIEGGLTVEEQAWLSQQRHAWESQFTGGYRSPEELVSGHSIAIVPSRWVKFEQWLPFATDTSAPISLSRGEVADVARRCRESGLWLPLLVTSFAWGWGSRGFGPTRLLWVLEGKGGSAGLSTSEIEKRLAAAVDALDQQGARGAYGLMLDAGRLSEFGPAFFTKFLYFASRTDNARGRALILDARLALQMRAFWQRRADEPYAATSRSARWLWTGPRWSDYRYQIYRTFVCRSAAQLSKSGERWTPELVELLLFRATRTA
- the drmD gene encoding DISARM system SNF2-like helicase DrmD, coding for MTTAKPAIGALVAVRGQRWVVSDVQEGEHSSLVSLQSVEDGRYGHTLDVIWEVEPGRQVLPSGSLPDVTGGKFDSPQRLAAFLDAVRWSAVTSADVKTLQSPFRSGVAIEDYQLEPVARAVDAPRVNLLLADDVGLGKTIEAGLVAQELLLRQRARRIMIVCPAGLTLKWRDEMAEKFGLDFTIIDAERCATVRRTHGSAANPFEVYPLSIISLPWLRGQKAQRLLDEVIPADGPTYPRTFDLLILDEAHHVAPAAPKQVYAIDSQQTKLIRRLAPHFTHRLFLSATPHNGYQASFTALLEILDNQRFARGVEPDQSAVRDTVVRRLKRDVTDADGKPRFVERVATAIPVTYPDSERQIHALLTEFAELRRKRLHSQRGRKATDLVTLLLKKRLFSSPAAFAHTVGVYLETMRSRKAPAVLPANDDVPEWMEDFFDDVATYADDQLAEAEDDALGRSRAMQPDATADEMALLEKMFQWAEAKEALPDAKAKELITYLSAVCKPDGRHWTNERVVVFTEYRDTQIWLAELLRQEGLAGQGLVLLHGGTPAEEREQLRLAFQADPTKQPVRILLATDAASEGIDLQKYCHRLVNYDIPFNPNKLEQRIGRVDRYGQTTAPEIKHFVGSGFGKAVDSYEADLEFLSRIATKVARMEADLGSVNAVLADAVQRRMLGEHVDVDIDKAGKGKSTRSLPAEANLREQVVKLRAELDKTVEELGITPPAVKRVVDTALELARQQPLKRHIDDRHLVDGLYTVPPLTGSWQRAAVGLTAKLQSDDEPPRQLPVTFEPALAKGQDEIVLAHLNHPLVAMSTRLLRAAVSNPDIGLHRVTAVVSDDPALEDVLVGAYSRFVLVGADGVRLHEEVLYAGGWAPEHGRFRRLDNLGTLGGILDRAITTGSVASGLVEARLAERWPRVADGLLAAIDWRTATRHESLKRKLDQRQAAEQQRIIDNLDQFATTLRGALADDDAEDALFSVAVAAKSKEELAQYRKDRQSWEERLSALEVERDRELAAVAARYEDPKPHRFPVAVVFVVPKREAIR
- a CDS encoding AAA family ATPase, whose amino-acid sequence is MNEPPTAPLIELIFDRLAADDAVPTETAELVLAALTSEDDLTAALAGTPTRLDPRASTGDGPADRIWLKSVTVAGFRGVGPERTVQIGPGPGFTLVVGRNGSGKSSFAEAAELALTGDSARWADKTSVWRTGWRNLHHPDPCWVGVELRVDGVATPTRVNRAWPAGAELTDAEVTVTSAQGRHASLSELGLARALELYRPFLTAAELGKLAAGTQSQLFDALFAILGLDALTDADQRLLRAARPHDTTIKEVRGQRTALVGTLDGIADDRARRTAALLRGRGAVDLAAVTAILDEPDEATNDQAVLLCRELAALAPPPVDEVTRLAGQLRDAAVEAQRYDGGRSRAALRSAELLRLALEHHDDQGDGSCPVCATGTLDGGWHAAAAQSLTELRQRSVAAQTATTRLTALLRQTHHLIDDLAVPEGPGSEVSVGALRDAVAVLRRVPGEPADLADHLAARYPAVVAAADAARAYAEGFLRQRDTGWRAAAADVREWVAATGGVPEREAALARLKAARAWLKDTGGKIRNERVAPFAGHSQRIWAQLRQESNVELGSMTLEGANTRRRVVFPVSVDGADNGTALGVMSQGEMQALGLATFLPRSCAPESPFRFIVVDDPVQSMDPSKVEGLARVLAELAEERQVVVFTHDTRLPDAVTRLGLGNARIIEVHRAEKSVVTLRPGSDPVTRYLDDASALAHSKEIPAEVRGPVVAELCRSALEAACHRVVWRNRVVRGVPHADIENVIEAASRRLATIVALALFDDAEKGGDVLGWLGRRHGRRAVNAYQACREGVHGAYLADLPGLVADARFLAAALS
- a CDS encoding DUF4190 domain-containing protein, which gives rise to MSYQPGYDPTRPQPPISAVPASPYPPVHYHPLPQVVVQALPSSGTATASMVLGILGVLGGWCLFGIPCVLAVILGHVGLHETRNGTKSGRGMAVTGLILGYVFVGPMIALTVMVFFGGVIGAATPTPTPSP
- a CDS encoding DUF4352 domain-containing protein: MRKTTTLALLATGLIALGCGSGAADKSTSSSADDKPASSAGSDKGEDAPAKTAKVGQAARDGKFEFTVKSSKCGVAKIGTDVIGAKAQGQFCLVTVNVKNIGKEAQMFDGSSQKAYAADGTEYSADSGAAIYANKNAETFLNDINPGNQVNGVVVFDIPKNVKLTKLELHDSMFSGGVTVALG
- a CDS encoding N-6 DNA methylase yields the protein MQENPTITAAEIARLAGVGRAAVSNWRKRHTDFPTPVGGTTASPEFDLIQVEQWLRTQGKLPELATSDRLWRHLAAASDSPAGGLAAVGALLLARQRGARSGNLDAQLAPLLPDVDALADELGPQGAFDELWQRFSAPGPGRPFATPDDLADLMIGLANVGGGAVLDPAAGSGAILRAAVRAGSTSVYGQELDEDLARLAGLWLALHDVPGEVSTGDSLRADAFAGRAVDAVVCHPPFGATNWGDEELGHDPRWIVGTTPRTEPELAWAQHALAHLRVGGHAVLLMPPTVASRRAGKRIRSELLRRGHLRAVIALPPGVAAPHGVPLHLWVLRRAATDAPPPARALLIDAAGGDLTDTAPRVLAAWRAFAAAPDGDVEEAGFARAVPVIELLDEEVDLTPARRQPAVVGEASGEHLVRTRERLAAIVGELPALLPQVTATPPEASVSGSLTVAELARTGALQVIGPIRSGSGKAEGDFAANGQASLVLTGRDVVAGVDASGHDDGTLLERVPLMAGDVVVPVAARQLIARVITADGTLLGAHLYLLRPNPAALDPWFMAGQLRNSANDKQTTSLSGSRVDVRRAQIRRLPLDEQRAHGEAFRRLLAFESAVAEVSSLSAELVRLTADGLAVGTLRPNGDAL